CTGAACTATTACTTGAACATGTAATACTACGCCATTGTTGCTATGAAGAACGAAAAGGAAGAATCAACTATTACAAACATTTAAACCATATTTGTCGCTTAGCTTGACGCCAATGCGCCTTCGCGGGTATGACTAATACAGGTTCACAGTACTATGTGAGAGATAAAATGCTTATATTCATCAAAACACGCAAAAGATATCTCAGAGTTCCTCTTTTATTTATCTTGTTTTATCTTTATGTCACCCCCTGCGGGGGGCAGCAGATTACCGAAAATATAATTGATACAACATCTACATGGATCAATCAGTGCCGCACCCAAAAGGACATTGAGACACTCATAATAGACCAGAAGTTAAACAGTGTTGCTGCGTCGCATAGTATGAAAATGGTTGAACTTGATATGCTCTCTGACAGTAGTAAGGAATTGGGGACGCCATTTGAAAGGATCAAATCAGCAGGTCTTACAGATATAAACAACCTTGTTGTTGTATCAAAAGCAAAAAATATTGACCTCCTGCAAAATCAACTGGAATCCCCTGAAAACCTTTTAAAAATACTATCCCCTGAAATGACCCATATGGGTATCGGTGTAAAGCAGGATTCAGCGGGTGAATTCTGGCTGACCATTCATATGTCTGAACGGGCTATAACCTTTGCTGAATTTATCCTCAGTCAATCCTACACAGAAGATGCGCAGCGTTCCATTACAATTAAAGGTAATAGCTTATCCAAAAGGATAAAGGTTATACTCGCCTCTACTGAAACCTTATATCCAAAGGTTGATGTTGATCAGATTATATTGCCACAACCCAATGGTGATTTTGAGATTACCTTGAATTTTGGTGAAGCAACCGGGAGTTTTGATTTTGAATTCTATGTGGAAAAGGATGGGGGCTATAAACTAATGAATTTTTTTAACATCAGTATCTGATAATTACAGTCGATGGGTAGAGAATAATAAGTGGTTAAACGGGCATTCGTATTTTTTATTATTTATTTAAGTCTGTTCATTCCAGGCACGGCATGGGGAACACTCCACTATTATTCAGGGAGTATGGAGAGCCGCTTTGAGATGAAGCATACCTATACTATTATAGTCCCAACAGGTCTCTCCTCTCTTACTTTAATCACCACGCCGCCTGATAACTATGTCTTACCTAACAATACACAGAGTATCACAGAAAGGAATTACACATTTTCTGTAACACCTTCTGTGGAAGATTCTACAGATACCTATGGAAATGATTTTAAAAGGTTTAAATGGACAAATCCAAAGCAGGGCACTATTACTGTTACTGATAGTTATATGGTTACAACAAGCTCTGACTGGAACAGATTTGTGACAAGTGATAGATTCCCGTTTGACAGTTCAGGTCTGCCTGACTTGATCACAGCATACATGAAGCCTTCAGGCGAGGTACAGTCAGATCATCCCATTTTTATAAACCTGGTAAATTCCCTCACAGCCGGTCTTACTACCCAGTGGGAGGTATTGAAGACCCTGAACGGGTGGATTATGGATAATATCTACTATGGCTCAAACCCATATGGGCACGACGCCCTCTCCACCTTTGCGTTAAAATATGGCAACTGCGCCAACTATGCACATATAGCCCTGGCTATGATAAGGGCAGCAGGGATCCCGGCCAGGATTACACATGGATACTCACTGCATAAATCCTATTCTCTCCCCACAGGGAGTGCCCCGGTAGATGCAGACTGGGGAGAGGGTACCCATGCATGGATAGAGGTCTATTATCCCTCTCTCGGGTGGGTGCCATATGATCCGCAGCGCGATCTTCATCATGTAGATACCCACAGGGTACTATGGGGCAGAGGGTCAGATGCAAAAGGTATCGTCGGAGGAACATACTGGACCTTCAGCTCTGTTCCTTCAGGGTACCCTAATACCTATCATTCCCTGAATGTTAACTGGATAGAAGATTCTATTGCACTCTCTTACATAAAATCCACTAATGAAATCAATTCAAAATCCTTTAGCTCGAAGGTAACATATATTGATTATGATGCAGACAGTGATGAAGACAAAATTTTAGACTGGTGGGAGCAGCAGATTATTGATTATAGTCAAACTGATGAGATAACCAGTTTTGCGGATGTCCTGCCCGAAGATGACTTTGATGGGGACAACTTTTCCAATATGAAGGAATATCAAAAAGAGACAGACCCGACCGATCCAGATTCACATCCGCCAAGGACCATGCCATGGCTTATGTTACTGCTGGATGATTAGATACCGGTTGTTGTAAGGGTTATTTCGATTTCCATCTCTTGTAAAAATATTCCTCTACGGTTTTGGCTCGGTAGGGTTTTCCCAGAAATGTGTTTCGGCATCCCATATATGCTCCGCACTCAAACGGCTTTGCTTCATGCACCGAACACATGTCTCTATCATCTATGAATATGCAGCGCCCCTTTTCCTCCGCATAATAGTCGGGCGCAACAGTGCCAGGGTTGGCAATGTATCTCTGGCCTTTTTTCTTGGCAGGCGCAAGCGCATAGGCTGTATGGCCATTGCTTGTTACAGGCACCCTGACAAGGTAGTTTTCCTTAAGATCATCAATAGAAATTCCTAAAAATTGTGAAAGCTTAAGTATGTCATCAGGTACTAATCGACCCGGATCATTAAGGCATGCGCTTACACATTCCTTACAACTGCAATTTTCCAATTTTTATTTTCCTAAAAGCCCCATCGCCTTTTCAACAATATTTTCTGCGGTGAACCCGAATCTTTTCATTACAGTCCCGCCAGGTGCTGAGGCGCCAAAGGTATCTATACCTATTATTACACCCTTTTCACCAGCGTACCTCTCCCATCCCATTGACAGCCCTGCCTCAACTACAACACGGTTTTTAACATCAGGAGGGAGTACCTTGTCCCTGTATTCCCTTGGATTTTCATTAAAGAGCTCAATACTCGGCATGCTTACTACCCTGGCCTTAATACCCTTTTCAAGAAGCTTATCCTTTGCGGCAAGTGAGATATTAACCTCAGAACCTGTTGCGATAATTATAACATCGGGTGTTCCATCTGTATCGGCAAGAATGTATGCACCTTTTGCAAGCCCCTCTGCATGGCCATATTTCTTTCTGTCAATCACCGGGAGATTCTGCCTGCTCAGGATAAGGGCTACAGGCCTATCTGTAGTTTTTATGGCGAACCTCCACGCCTCTTTTGTCTCAGTCGCATCGGAAGGCCGAATAACAATAAGCCCTGGGATAGACCTTAAACTAAAGATCTGCTCAACAGGCTGATGGGTTGGGCCATCTTCACCCACAGCAATACTGTCATGGGTAAAGATATATTTGACAGGCTGTTTCATGAGGGCAGCAAGCCTTATGGATGGCCTCATATAATCTGCAAATACTAAAAATGTCCCGCCAAAAGGTATGAGCCCCTTATGAAGGGCTATGCCGGAGAGGATTGCTCCCATTGCATGTTCCCTTACCCCGAACCTGATATTGCGGCCGGTATAATCCCCTTTCTGCATATCATGTGATGATGTGATCATGGTATTGTTTGACGGCGCAAGGTCTGCTGAACCGCCTACAAGGTTTGGTATCTTCGGGGCAATGGCATTCAGTACCTTTCCAGAGGCGGCCCTGGTCGCAATGCTTACGGTTGGGTCAGGAAAATCGGGCATGGCACTTTCCCATTCAGCACCTAGTTTGTTATTCATAGCATTCATTAAGGTCTCTGCAAGACCAGTGTGCGCCTTTTTATAGGAGCTAAACAGGTTGTTCCATGCTGCTTCCGCCTTTTTACCATTCTCCATACATTTTTTAAAATGGGCGGTTACCTCGCCAGGCACATAAAAGCTCTCTGTCTCAGGCCAGCCAAGGTTTTTTTTCGTAAGCCTTATCTCTTCTTCACCCAGTGGGGAGCCATGTGCATCAGAGGTGTCCTGCTTGTTGGGGCTGCCATAGGCGATGTGTGTCTTTACAATAATGATAGATGGCCTCTCTTTTTCATCCCTGGCATTTTCTAGTGCATCATTAATGGCATCAAGATCATTACCATCAACAACCCTCTGCACATGCCAGTTATATGCCTCAAACCTTTTAGCAACATCCTCTGTAAAGGTGAGGTCTGTTTTGCCTTCAATAGTGATGCCATTATCATCATATATGCAGATCAGCCTTGACAGACCCATGTGACCTGCAAAGGAGGCTGCCTCAGAGGTTATCCCCTCCATAAGGTCTCCATCCCCGCACATCACATAGGTGAAGTGGTCAACAATATCAAAACCCGGCTGGTTATATATTGATGCAAGGTGTCTTTCGGCAAGGGCCATGCCCACGGCATTTGTAAAACCCTGTCCGAGCGGGCCTGTGGTCGTCTCAACACCAACAGTGTGACCGAATTCCGGGTGCCCCGGTGTTTTGCTTCCGAGCTGCCTGAAGTTTTTAAGCTCTTCTATGGTAAGGCCGTAACCTGTAAGATGCAGAAGGCTATAGAGTAGCATGGATGCGTGGCCCCCTGACAGCACAAACCTGTCCCTGTTAAACCATGTTGGGTTTTCAGGGTTATGCCTCATGATTTCGCTCCACAGGAGATAAGCAGGGCTGGCTAGCCCCATGGGCGCTCCGGGGTGGCCTGAATTTGCCTTCTGTACCGCATCCATTGCAAGGGTCCTTATGGTGTTTACACATGTGTTATGAATTTTATCGTTTTTAAAGAATTGCCCCTTTGACATTGCTCTTATCTCCTGTCCTTTTATTAGTAAAATCAGTCGGTTTCTGATAGCTGCCTTTAAAGAAGGAGGCGACTATCAACCTGTAGCTTTATTATTAAGTATGCTGGTCTTGGATTTAATCTGAATATGTCGCCCTGTCAAGACAGTTTCTCCGGTAAAAAATCATTTGAAAAATAAAAAAAATAAAAGAAAGGTTGATTAACAGGATTTTTTAAACTATGGTTTTTCCCCATCATATATAAAAGACATCAAATCGTCTTAAAAAAATAGAAAACTTTTTGTTCAGAGGAGAGGCTATGAGTGCAAATGAAATACTCGATATGCTTATGGGCATTGTTCAAACAAGCGGGGTGGCCAATTTTCAGTTCAACCTGATTATCATGTGGATAATAGGCCTTCTTTTTATGTATCTGGCTATTGCCAAAAATTTTGAGCCGCTATTACTGCTGCCAATCGGGTTCGGTATCTTTATTGTGAATTTCCCACTGGTGCCTTTGATGGGTTTTACAGAAGAGGGGCATGCCCAGTTGCTGCAATTTTTCTATCGTTACGGTCTTGAGTGGGAGATCATACCCTGCGTAATATTCCTTGGTCTTGGCGCCATGACCGATTTTGGCCCGCTAATAGCCAATCCCAAGACCCTTATCATAGGGGCTGGCGCTCAACTCGGGGTGTTTGTCACATTTACCGGAACAATACTGGCAGGCTTTACACTTAAAGAGGCCGCATCAGTCGGTATTATTGGTGGTGCAGATGGCCCTACAACAATATACCTTACGCAGCATCTTGCGCCCCAGCTTCTGGGTGCAAACGCCCTTGCGGCATATTCATATATGGCTATGGTGCCCCTTATCCAGCCCCCTATCATGAGGCTTTTTACAAGCCAGAAGGAAAGGCTGATCAAGATGAAACAGATGAGGGCGGTTTCAAGACAGGAAAAGATTATTTTTCCCCTTGTTACAGTAGCAATTATTGCACTTCTGGTTCCATCGGTTGTCCCCCTGATGGGTATGTTTATGCTGGGTAACCTGATGAAGGAGAGCGGTGTGGTGGCAAGGCTTACTGATACGGCCCAGAATGCGCTCATGAATATTGTGACTATTTTTCTTGGTATTTCAGTTGGTGCAACTATGCATGCGGATGCCTTTTTGAACCCTAAACCGCTGTTTATCTTTGCCCTGGGGCTCGTAGATTTTGCCGTATGTACTGTGGGGGGCATTTTAACAGTTAAGATAATGAACCTTTTCCTGAAGGAAAAGATTAACCCGCTTATCGGTTCCGCGGGTGTCTCTGCTGTGCCCATGTCAGCGCGCGTATCAGAGCTTGAAGGCATTAAATATGACAAGAAAAACCACCTGCTCATGCATGCAATGAGCCCGAACCTGGCAGGTGTTATAGGTTCATCAGCAGCAGCAGGCATGTTTATAGCCATGTTTAATTAAATTAAATATATTCTTATAAAGGTATAAAAAATGAAAAGAACAATATTTACACTGCTTATGCTTATTTTTCTTCCCGGGTTTTTATATGGCGGGGCGGATATGCCTAAGGTGCCCTTAACCGATGATTCGCAGATCATCTCGGAAAATGAGGAAAAGCTTGAATTTACAACAGGGCTGTCACATGATGATGCCTTGGCCTTTTATAAAGAAACATTCAAGGGTCTTAAGGATATCAATTTCCGTGACTGGAAAAGTGCCACATATATAGAGGATGACAGCAACAGGCCCTGGCATTCTGTGCTCATCTCCAAAAAAATGGAAGATCAGAAGACCAGGATAGTTATTTCTCAGGACAACTGGAGCTGGATAACAGGTACACTTATCCTCAGGTTTATTGGTGTTTTTATGGTCCTGCTTATTTTGTATGTGGGCCTGAAAATATCGGGGCTGGTAATAAGCCGGGTTGTAAACAGGAACGCTGCAAAGGCAGCCGCAAAGTAGAAATAATAAAAAAGATCAATCTGCCCCATAAGGGCGGATTGATCTTTTCAAGAAAAGTAATCTGATTATCTGCGAGAATTATCTCTGTTATTCTACAGTAACCAGAACAGCATCTGCCTCAACCGTATCACCGTTCTTGCATTTTACCTCTTTTACGGTACCGGTGTAGGGTGTAACTACCGGTAATTCCATCTTCATTGCCTCAAGGATCAATACCTCGTCATCTTCGGTAACCTTATCTCCAGGTTTTACCTTTACATCCAATACCTTGCCGCCCATGGGTGCGATTATTTCACTCACAATAGACCCTCCATTAACTTTTGTTTATAAAATATAAAATTTAAAGGATATAAACCTTTTTAATCTGCATTTGTCAAGGCTAAATTTTTAGATAAATTCAGGTGAATGGCACACTATTTGAATATAAACTTGAGAGTGCTTGACTTAATATATGTAATTAAGTAATATCAGGCAATTTTATATTAACCTGTATAATTTTTTGTAAATAAGAATCATATTTTCTCTAATTATTATGACTGCTAACAGGAGATTCTTCTATGCCCCAAATGTACATATGGGTTGCCGAGACTAAAAGAGGCAGAAAACTTAAGGGTGAGCTGGAGGCCGCATCTGAACAGATTGCAATGTCCCAGTTAAGGAAAAGAAACCTTAAGGTCTTGAAGCTTAAACCAAAACCCAAGGATATCTTTGAAAATGTCGCCTTTATGCAGCCAAAGGTAACAAACAAGGATTTAGTCATCTTTACCAGGCAGTTTTCCACAATGATCGATGCGGGGCTTCCCCTTGTTCAGGGGCTTAATATCCTGGCTGAACAGGCTGACAACCCCAAGTTCAGGTCTATCCTGAAACAGATTACAAAGGATGTTGAAGGGGGTTCAACACTTGCGGAGGCGATGAAGAAGCACCCCAAGGTATTTAATGAGCTGTTTGTGAACCTTATTGCGGCAGGCGAGGTTGGCGGTATACTTGATACCATACTACAGCGTCTCGCGACATTCATTGAAAAGGCAGCCGAACTTAAATCAAAGATCAAAGGCGCCCTTACATACCCGATTGTTGTTGTATGTATCGCCTTTATTGTTATTGCTGTTATCCTTATATTTGTTATCCCTGTTTTCCAGGATATGTTCGCGAGCTTTGGTTCTGCCCTGCCTGCACCCACTCAGATCGTCGTAAATATGAGTGATTTCATGAAGGGCAATATTCACTGGGTAATTCTGGGGATTGCTGCTCTTGCATTTGCCTTTAAACAATACAGGAACACAAAGGGAGGCAGGAAGACCACTGATAACATAGCCCTGAAACTGCCTATCTTTGGGGATCTCTTAAAGAAGACCGCAGTTGCACGGTTTACAAGGACACTCGGCACCATGCTCTCGAGCGGTGTGCCTATCCTTGATTCCCTTGAAATAGTCGCAAAAACAGCAGGTAATGTTGTTATTGAAGAGATTATCTATGAGGTTAGGGGGAGCATAGCTGAAGGCCAGACCATTGCTGAGCCGCTCTCTGAAAATGATATCTTCCCCGGAATGGTTATTCAGATGATATCTGTCGGTGAGGCGACAGGCGCACTTGATACAATGCTTGAAAAGATAGCCGATTTTTATGACAAAGAGGTTGATGCCGCTGTTGATGCCTTAACCGCTATGCTGGAACCGCTCCTCATGCTGTTTTTAGGCGGGGCTATCGGTGGACTCGTAGTTGCAATGTACCTGCCTATCTTCTCAATGGCAGGAGCTGTTGGCTAGATTTTTCTTATGGTCGATACAGACCCTGATACCGGTCAGACTGAACTGAAAGGGAGGCTTCAGAAGCTTATGCTTCTGAGACTCCTTTTTGTATCTGTTTTGCTTGGTGTATCCATATTTCTGCAGGTAAGGAAGACAGAGACCTATTTCGGTGATATCCAGACATTCCATTATCTTCTTATTGCGACAATATATTTCCTGACGTTTGTTTATATAATTTTTTTAAAGGCACTTAAGAATCTTGTCAGGCAGGCATATCTGCAGCTTATTTTTGATTCCTTTTTTATTACCGCTATCGTCTATGCAACCGGCGGCATCGGGAGTATCTTTTCATTCCTTTATATACTAAACATAATCAATGCGAGTATTATTCTATACCGCAAGGGGGGCATGGTAATCGCAAGCAGTTGCAGTATATTATACGGGCTGCTCCTTGATCTACATTATTATGGTGTTATTGACCCTCCTGGCCCGGGCTATGATTATCCTTTTGAGTATCAGCCATCAAATATCTTTTTTATTATAGTGGTAAATATTGCCGCCTTTTATATAGTAGCCTTTTTAAGCAGCTTCCCCTCCGAGCAGGCGAAAAAGAGCAGGGCAGAGCTTAGAGAAAAGGAACAAGACATCTCCAAACTTGAGGCGCTTAATGAATGGATCTTGAGCAGCATTGCATCGGGGCTCATAGTAACAGATGAGCAGAAGAGAGTAATACGCCTTAATCCCGCAGCAGAAAAGATATTCAGCCTTGCAGGCAAGGATATCAGGGGTAAAATGATATCGGATATCCTTAAGTTATCAAATGGATTCCTTGATGCTACTGCTCTTGAAGATAAATCTGCTTCAGACGCTCCTTATAGTTACAGTGATTTTAATTATAAGAATAAGTTGGGGGAGACACTTTCACTCAGGCTCTCCAAGTCTCCTTTGATCATACCTGATACAGACCAGAAGGGGAACATCCTCCTTTTCCAGGATGTAACAGAGATGAAACGGATAGAAAAGGAGATAAAAAGGATCGAAGGGCTGGCCCTTGTTGGTGAGCTTGCAGCAGGGATTGCCCATGAAATCCGGAATCCAATGGCCTCCATAAGCGGCTCAATACAGATGCTTAAAGAAGAGATGGATACCAATGCGGTAAATAAAAGGCTTATGGGGATCATTTTAAGAGAGATAGACAGGCTGAATCACCTTATTAATGATTTTTTAAAATTTGCTAGGCCAAAACCCTTTGAGATGCGGAGATTTCATCTGAATGAATTGATAACCGAATCCCTTGAGCTTATTAAAAACAGCGGCAGGTGGAAGAAAAATATAATGTTAAAGACTGATTTAAACAGTAATGACCTGATGTTTTCAGATCCTGAACAAATAAGACAGGTGATCTGGAATGTCCTTCTTAATGCAGCAGATGCTTTACCTGAAAGGGGTTTTATGCATATAACCACAGGCAGGGTTAAGGGTGAAGGCCCCGATGGTATTATGCAGGATATGGTAGAGATAGTGTTCAGGGATTCAGGCAAAGGTTTCAGTGAAAAGGCCATGGTACACATGTTCTCTCCATTTTTTACTACAAAGGAGGGAGGTTCAGGGCTTGGGCTCGCAATGGTGAAGCAGATAGTAGAGGGGCTTAAAGGTTCAATAAGCGGAAGAAATCATCCTGAAGGAGGGGCTGAGATAATTGTCCGCCTTAAGGTGCAATAATTTATAGTTTTACAGGGAATGTTTAATATGGATTTTTTGAATAAAGATTATTTACTGAAGGTATCAAAACCCAGCAGGTATATCGGGCATGAGGTAAATGCGGTAATAAAGGATCATAAAGCAGTTGATGTTACTGTTGCGCTCGCCTTTCCTGATGTGTACGAAGTGGGGATGTCACATCTGGGATTAAAGATTCTGTATGGAATTTTAAACAGCCATGAATGGATTGCTGCTGAAAGGGTATTCTCACCATGGCCTGATATGGAAGATGAATTGAGGAAAAAGAGTATCCCCCTCTCCACACTGGAGTCTGACACACCTCTAAATTCATTTGATGTTGTCGGGATAAGCCTGCAGCATGAGCTTTGCTACACCAATATCCTTACAATGTTGAATCTTGCGGGCATACCATTTTTATCGTCTGAAAGGGATGACTCTTATCCATTGATTGTAGGAGGCGGGCCAGCCTGTTTTAATCCTGAGCCTGTGGCGGATATCTTTGATGCAATATTGATAGGAGACGGCGAGGAGGCTGTTATAGAGCTGTGCAGGGTTATCAGGGATGCAAAAAAGAGGAAAAAGGGAAAACGATATATCCTTGATGAAATGAGCAGGATAAAGGGCTTTTATATCCCCTCTTTCTTTAAACCCCATTATGACACAGATAACAGGTTCGCCAGCATGGAACCCCTTGTTAAGGGCTATGAGAGGGTTGAAAAGGTAATAATAGCGGACATGAACAGGGCATTTTTTCCTGTGGATCAGGTTGTGCCATGCGCCCAGCTTATACATGACCGGCTGGCTATTGAGATATCAAGGGGGTGCACAAGGGGATGCCGTTTCTGCCAGGCAGGCATTATTTACAGGCCTGTAAGGGAGCGGACCCCGGGTGATATCATTGACCTGGCTGACAGGGCCCTTAACTCCACAGGTTTTAGTGAGATATCCTTACTCTCATTGAGTGCCGGGGATTACAGCTTTATTGCCTCCCTGTTAAAGGAGCTTATGGACCGACAGGCAGAAAAAAAGGTGGCTGTAAGCCTACCCTCACTCAGGATAGACAGTATTGACCCTGCCTGGTTTGATGAGATAAAAAGGGTGAGAAAAACAGGTTTTACCCTGGCGCCTGAGGCAGGCACTGACAGGCTGAGGCGTATAATAAACAAGACGCTTACTAATGATGAGATAATAAAGACGGCCAGAGATGTGTACAGTGCAGGCTGGAAGCTGATAAAGTTATACTTCATGATCGGGCTCCCTGGTGAAACAGAGGATGATCTGTATGGTATTATTGATCTTGCCAGAAAGGTTGCCGCCTGTGCCAGGAGCAAGGGAAAGAAAGAGGTCTTGAATATCAGCGTTGCAGCATTTGTCCCGAAATCACATACCCCTTTTATGTGGGAGCCGCAGATAGGGTCTGAAGAGAGCATGAGGCGGATTAATGTGATACGTGATGCGTTTCAGGGACCTTTTATAAGGGTCAAGTGGAATCAGCCTGAGATAAGCTGGCTTGAAGGGATGTTTTCAAGGGGTGACCGCAGGCTTTTATATCCCCTGATCAGGGCATGGGAAAGGGGGGCAAGATTTGATGCATGGAGCGAATATTTAAATTTGGGCCTCTGGAAGGAGTGCTTCATGGAATCACAGATTGACCCGGCATATTATCTGCATCGCAGACGCGGTATGGATGAGAAGCTCCCCTGGGGACACATCTCGTCAGGTGTTTCATTAGAGTACCTTAAAGAGGAATATGAGAATTGCTTAAAGGAGATCACCACACCTGACTGCAGAAAGGGGTGCCTTGAATGTGGTGTATGTGATTTTAATGAGATCAGGCCGCGTATAAATTCTGAGTGGTCACTCACTGAAAAGAGGGGCGGTGGATCAATATCACCTGATGCTGCAAGGCAAAAATCAAGGCTCAGGGTAACCTTTACCAAGAGAGGCCCGGCAGGGTTTGCAAGCCATCTTGAACTGATCAAGCTTCTTACAAGGTCATTTAAAAGAACCGGGCTTGATATTGTGTTTTCAGAGGGGTTTCATCCCATGCCTAAACTTTCATTTGCCTGTGCATTACCGGTAGGGACCGAGAGCCTCTGTGAGACTTTAGATATGGAATTATATGGTCCTGTTAATCCTGAGCAGGTAAAAGAAGATCTGAACCACAACCTGCCCGAAGGAGTAAGGATATTGGATGTACGCGACATAACAGGCATATCAAAAGGCATGGCTATCAAGGAAAGTCATTATCACATGGGTGTTTCCGGTATTAAAATCGACCGGGAGTTACTTGAAGACTTCATAAACTCTGATAGTTTTGAGATCATCAAAAGGTCAGATAAGGGTGTTAAAAAGATAGATGCGAGAAAGATGGTTAAAAGTATCGGGTTTATTTCTGACAGTATGTTAGAGCTTATCGTTACACATACAGATGGACCGGAGCTTAAACCTTCCGGTATAATAGCAGAGATATTCAGGATAAACCCTGAAGAGATTTACAGGATAAAGGTCTTAAAGGTAAAACAGATAACAGGGTAAAGAGGCATGTCTGATATACCCTGTGCTCAATAAGACAAAGCAAATTAAAAGAAGGCGGGAAGGCATATGGCTAGTGAACTTATAATCAATTCCAGGCTTCATGAGACCAGGGTCGCCCTGGTAGAAAACAGTGATGTGGCCGAGCTTTACATAGAGAGAAAGACCGGTCAGGAACTCATAGGCAACATATACCGCGGCAGGGTGGTAAGGGTGCTGCCAGGCATGCAGGCCGCCTTTGTTGATATCGGCCAGGAGAGGACCGCATTTTTATATGTAACGGATGTGCACAGGGAT
This genomic stretch from Desulfatiglans sp. harbors:
- a CDS encoding TIGR03960 family B12-binding radical SAM protein; translation: MDFLNKDYLLKVSKPSRYIGHEVNAVIKDHKAVDVTVALAFPDVYEVGMSHLGLKILYGILNSHEWIAAERVFSPWPDMEDELRKKSIPLSTLESDTPLNSFDVVGISLQHELCYTNILTMLNLAGIPFLSSERDDSYPLIVGGGPACFNPEPVADIFDAILIGDGEEAVIELCRVIRDAKKRKKGKRYILDEMSRIKGFYIPSFFKPHYDTDNRFASMEPLVKGYERVEKVIIADMNRAFFPVDQVVPCAQLIHDRLAIEISRGCTRGCRFCQAGIIYRPVRERTPGDIIDLADRALNSTGFSEISLLSLSAGDYSFIASLLKELMDRQAEKKVAVSLPSLRIDSIDPAWFDEIKRVRKTGFTLAPEAGTDRLRRIINKTLTNDEIIKTARDVYSAGWKLIKLYFMIGLPGETEDDLYGIIDLARKVAACARSKGKKEVLNISVAAFVPKSHTPFMWEPQIGSEESMRRINVIRDAFQGPFIRVKWNQPEISWLEGMFSRGDRRLLYPLIRAWERGARFDAWSEYLNLGLWKECFMESQIDPAYYLHRRRGMDEKLPWGHISSGVSLEYLKEEYENCLKEITTPDCRKGCLECGVCDFNEIRPRINSEWSLTEKRGGGSISPDAARQKSRLRVTFTKRGPAGFASHLELIKLLTRSFKRTGLDIVFSEGFHPMPKLSFACALPVGTESLCETLDMELYGPVNPEQVKEDLNHNLPEGVRILDVRDITGISKGMAIKESHYHMGVSGIKIDRELLEDFINSDSFEIIKRSDKGVKKIDARKMVKSIGFISDSMLELIVTHTDGPELKPSGIIAEIFRINPEEIYRIKVLKVKQITG